TGCGTGTTCATCAACCTCTTCTTTGGTTTACATACTTGTATGCAGGGGCACACACAAGTGTGTATGTGCTAAGTAACTCAtagcgcgcgcacacacacacacacacacagaaaaactcGTTATAATTGAATATTAGACAGCTTTGTTTCTAAAAGTCCTCAGTCAGCCCAGTACAAGGGATTTTTCACAGGCAGCCTCAACCCACAGAGTTACTCATCTTCATACTGgctctcttgttcttttttttttttttcctctctctctctccactctcaTCTCCTTTCCAGGAACCCCAAATACTCACTTTTTTATACAGGGTAATTATCATGTCTCCAGTCCAGCTCTCGGCCATCTTTACCTGTCCAGACCATCAAGATGCTCAACAGGGCAATAGTTCCCCAACTTCCACAGAAGGAAGCTGTGAATAGCAATCATTCTTTTCCATTatattcccattttgcaaatagaaaaatggagGCTCAGACAGGTAAAGTGGCCAAACCTGTCCTCTGTAAGTCAGAGAGCATCTTGAGGACAGGGGCCCTGACTAATTAGGTCAGGATTATTGGGGTTGGGGCCCAGGTATAGGTATTCTTACACATTTCCTCAGGTGGTTGTGCTACCAGAGCTGAGAAGGGCAGCCCTGGACATAGACTGACCCCATCTCTTCCTCAGCCATTGACCTGTGTGCTGAAGGAACCCATGGATGTGAGCACCACTGCGTCAATTCCCCGGGCTCCTATTTCTGTCGCTGCCAAGTTGGCTTTGTACTCCAGCAGGACCAGAGGAGCTGCAGGGGTGAGCAACACCCTCGCCCTCCCACCACACCCTGGACTGTGGCCTCCGAGGGCTCCAATCAGAGGCAACATCTTGCTGTTTCTTCCCTCCTGCCAGCCATTGACTACTGCAGCTTTGGCAACCATAGCTGTCAGCATGAGTGTGTTAGCACCCCTGGTGGGCCACGGTGCCACTGCAGAGAGGGCCATGACTTGCAGCCCGATGGGAGGAGCTGTCAGGGTGAGATGGCCTCTCCTACATTTGTGGGAGGGGTAAGAGATCTTAGCTGGTGGGGTCCATCCTGACTCATCCTGACCTGTCTCTCCTTTCAGTCCGGGACCTTTGCAATGGCGTGGACCATGGCTGTGAGTTCCAGTGTGTGAGCGAGGGCCTCTCCTACCGCTGCCTGTGCCCCGAGGGGCGGCAACTTCAGGCAGATGGCAAGAGCTGCGACCGTGAGTAACGGGTGGGAGGGCGTTCTATTGGCTTCTGCCCCATTGCCCACATTCAGAGTGTCCTTGACTTTGCCCTTGCTGTGGCCCTTAGGCtgtggtgtgaatgtgtgtgtgtggtgggggtgaCATTGGAGGGTATGCCATTCCCTGCCTCCATCTCTTTTCTACAATCCTCTATTCTGCTGtcaatgttaatttaaaaaatacatactagATTACATTTCTCCTTCGTGCACAAGCCTTATGTGGCTCACCAATGCCTACAGAAAAAAGATCAAATGACTTACCCCTAAGTGTTTCAAATGGTGAGCAGAACCACATTAATGAATAATGAAATCAAATCTCTGGGTTACaaccaacattaaaaaaataaagaatggaagACAATATAGAGTTTACTGCCTGTAGAGTTATATTATTTCTGAAACTTTAGTTCTATGTGAAATGTCTCATGatgtattatcattattattatttttactgtggGCTGTGATAAAAATTTTGAAACCACTGCCTTAGGTCATCACGATCTAGTTTCAGCCAACTCCATCTGCCCATCTCCTGCCACACTTGAACATTTCAGTCTTACTGGCCTGCCCCTCCCTGAATGTGTCAGGAACTCCCTAGATCCCAAGCCTCTGCACATGCTGCATCCCACCTTCTAGACTGTCCCTTACTGCTTTGACAAACTCCTACTGTTCTTTCAAGACTGTCTTggttcattcaggctgctatatcaaagtaccatagactaggtggcttaaacaacatttatttttcacaattctggaggctgaggaatcCAAGACCATGGTGCCGGCAGATATGGCGTCTAATGAAAgcctgttttctgatttttagatGGCACACCTTTCAAAGCCTCCCCacgccaacacacacacacacacacacacacacacacacacacaccagtcttcttgctgtgtcctcacatggcgaAGGCAGGAAGCAAGCCCtcttcagactcttttttttttttttgagactgagtctccctctgtttctcaggctggagtgcagtgacacaatctcggctcactgcaacctccgcctctggggctcaactgattctcctgtttcagcctccagagtagctaagactacaggtgcgtaccaccatgcttggttaatttttgtatttttagtggagatggggttttgccatctcagccaggctggtctcaaactcataacctcaagcgatctgcctgcctcggcctcccaaagtcctgggagcCACCACCTCTTCAGATTCTTATAAGGACAGTAATTTTACTCATGAGCGCTGTACCCTCATGTcctcatctaatcctaattacctccaCAGATCTCACCTCCCAagactaaaattaaaacatagggtttcaacaaatgaattttggaaaACACACTCATTCAGTTTATAACAAAAATCAGATAGAATGCCATCACCTCCATGCAGCCTTCCTTAACAACTCCAGGAAGAATGCACTATTCCTACCTTGGGGTCCCTGAATGCTCTTCTCTTCTAGCACTTTCCTTGACCAGAGCATATGGCGTGTCTGACTTGCTCTGCTCCGTCCTCATGGATCAGGATtatgttttaattctttcaaaACGTTTCAAAACCTCCCCACGccaacacacaccacattttgGTCCTAGCAAATTCCCTGGCTCGGAATAGGGGAGGTGACATTgtagagtcattcaggagcatgggttttggagtcagacGGACCTGGCTTCATGTCTTGGCTTAGTCAGTACTAGCTATGAAATCAGGGGCAATCACTTTATCCATCAGAACCTCAGGTTATAGAAAATGGGAACAATACTCAAGCTTATTGGGAGGATTGAGAATATATATAAGCACTTCACCCAGTACCTGGCACATCGTAAGCTGTCGGTAAATAAtggttttgttattattattgttaatactGGTACATGCTTAGAAGtgtgcctgatacatagtagatgatcaataaatggtagttattgTGGTCATTATGATTGTTGTTAAAAAGATGCTTTTAGCAGAGTGTCTGGTTTGTTCTAAGCACTGAATAAATGTCAAGggcgatgatgatgatgataatgttgataattattattatttagcacactgcctggcacaggAAGGACTCAGGAAATGTTATCtgttatataataaatgtttgcgAATGAACGACTAGATGGATAGACAGCTGCTGCCAATCAAGAATCTGGTCCCTCAATTCAAGCTCTTCTGGCTGTGCAGGGTGCCGGGAAGGCCACGTGGACCTTGTTCTGCTGGTTGACGGCTCCAAGAGCGTGCGTCCACAAAACTTCGAGCTGGTGAAGCGCTTCGTGAACCAGATTGTGGACTTCCTAGACGTGTCCCCGGAGGGCACGCGCGTGGGACTGGTGCAGTTCTCGAGCCGCGTGCGCACCGAGTTCCCTCTGGGTCGCTACGGCACCGCAGCCGAGGTGAAGCAGGCGGTCCTGGCTGTGGAGTACATGGAACGCGGCACCATGACAGGGCTGGCGTTGCGGCACATGGTGGAGCACAGCTTCTCAGAGGCACAGGGTGCGCGGCCCCGTGCCCTCAACGTGCCTCGCGTTGGCCTGGTCTTCACAGATGGCCGCTCCCAGGATGACATCTCGGTGTGGGCAGCGCGTGCCAAGGAGGAAGGTGGGCTTGGCATGGGACACAGTGGGCTGGGGTTGGGTCAGACGCGGGCAGGCAGCTTTCCCGAGGCCTAGGGCACCCTCTGAGTCCCTGGCCCTGTAGGCATCGTCATGTATGCCGTGGGCGTGGGCAAGGCGGTGGAGGCGGAGCTGCGTGAGATCGCCTCGGAGCCAGCTGAACTGCACGTGTCCTACGCCCCCGACTTCGGCACCATGACGCACCTGCTGCAGAACCTCAGAGGCAGCATCTGCCCAGGTGAGCGCATCTCTCTCGGGGCTCCTCCTCTCTCTCATTGCCCGCCCTCTGATATCTCCCCTTCCTATTCAGTCCCTACCTCCTCTGTAGTTATAGCCAGAGGTTAGGCTTACTAGACAGAGCTTTGCTACTGCAGATGTGGTCCGCAGGCCAGCGGCAGGGCGGTCACCCAGTAGCTTCTTAGAACTGAGGCATTTCTGGTGCTCTCCAGACCGAATGAATCAGAATTTGCACTTCGACAAGATTCTCAGGTGATTTGTAAGCATATTAAAGTCTAAGAAACCCTAGACTAGGCTACCAGTCCCCCAAATCAGTGGAGGTTCAGAAtaatttgggaattttttttgaAGGCACAGCAGACAGCATTTGTAAGTGGAGTCACAGCATATATCCCCTGAACTTGTTAGAATTCAACCCTATGAACTTGGCAAAGTGGCAGGACTGGGTATATTTTAAGTATGCAAAggcatgttttttcttttctttctttttttttttctttttcttttcttttttttttttttttttattatgtggaCAACATACCTCATAAGTGCAATCCCTCTACTTCATCATCTGGTGCTCAGCTGAGGAAAAGGAGACTAACTCTACTTGTGGAGGAGAAGGGGGCTCTTGAGTCCTGTGTACTGTGCTCTAGGTGATACAGGGAATGTCTCCAGGGTAACTTTTACCCTAGAGACTTTAGACACTAACCCAGGCTTAAGATGTGATTCTTCTTCCAGTTTATCAGGTTCCAGCTCCAGAAACAGACGAAGTAGGGCTGGTCTGGGTCTGgagaatctgtcttttttttttttttttttaatatatgtagtggagcttggcgcagtggctcatgcctgtaatcccagcactctgggaggccgaggcaggtggatcacttgagatcaggagttcgagaccatccttggcagcatggtgaaaccctgtctttaccaaaaaatacaaaaattagctgggcaaggtggcgggaactgaggcaggagaattgcttgaacctgggaggtggaggtttcagtgagctgagattgcaccactgcactccagcctggtgacagagtgagaccctgtctcagaaaaaaaagtatatataatatgctatatgtgctgtattatataatatatatgtgtgtatgtgtgcgcacacacacacgtgcatgtatatatatacacaaatatacacacacactcctttccccaactctcctcccttcctgcctcccagctAATTCTAATTATTGTGGCTCTTTCAGATTAGGGGCTCTTTCAGAGCTCTTCCTGTGCTGACTCTTACAGGCCCTGcagtgtgactttggacaagtcagtTACCCCCACACCTACCTACCTTAACTTTTCTGTAACAGGGAAGGCACTAGCTGTCCAAGGTTACCTGTAGCTCTTGAGTTCTAAGATAAGTCTGGGTTCTGTGGTCAAAGCTCTTTACCAATTAGTGGTATGACTGTTCCCTGTCTCCAACCCtttgtttctccatctgtgaagtTAGGGGTCTTTGTGGATTGTTATCAATAACAAGACTTACAGCAGTTTGTTCATAGTACATATAAGACTAAGATGAAGACACAACTTTTAAATCATTACAGCAGTGTTTTCAAAGGTTAAATGGCAGgcattgtgtttattattttactacctgtaatcctttttctttttttcctaaggtACTTTTgttgtagcatttttttttttctgcgttATTCCctgtaatctctctctctctcttttttttttttttcctttgagatgaagtctcattctgttgcccaggctggagtgcagtggtgtgatctcggcttactgcaacctccgcctcccaggttcaagagattctcctgcctcagcctctcgagtagctgggactacaggcgcgtgccaccacacccagctaattttttgtatttttagtagagacagggtttcactgtgttagtcaggatggtctcgatctcctgatctcataatccacccgcctcggtctctcaaagtgctgggattacaggtgtgagccactgcgctcagcctccCTGTAATCTTAACAATGGCACATGCTTATAGAATTTCAGTGAATCTAAGATACCATTCATTTTAAGATTCACCACTATTTTATGTACTGCTAAGAAAAAACATGTGCCAATTTTAATTGTAAGACCTCCTGCCCAACCCCCAAGATGTTGATGTGTGGGGAGATAGAGTTGGATCAGGGTCAGTGGTTCCTAAAGATTAGGTCACACCAGAATCACCTGGTGggcctttaaaaacaaattgcGGCTGGGTACGATGACtgacggctgtaatcccagcactttgggaggccgaggtgggcggatcacgaggtcaggagatcaagaccatcctagcgaatacagtgaaaccctgtctctactaaaaatacaaaaaattagcaaagcatggtggcacgcgcctgtaatcccagctactcgggagtctgaggcaggagaatcacttgaacccaggaggtggaggttgcagtgagctgagattgcgccactgcactccagcctgggtgacagagctcaaaaaacaaaacaaaaacaaacacaaattgcTGGGCTTcaattctagattttctaattcagtaagtctggggtgTTGTCTGGTAATTTGCATTTTTGATAAATTCCTACacgatgctgatgctgctggtccaaggaccacactttgagaatcactggtttaGTTGAAATACACTATAAAGCAGTGGTTCCCAATCTTTCTGGCACCAGAGagtggttttgtggaagacaatttttccatgatgTGGTGGGgaagatggttttgggatgactcaagcacattacatttattgtgcactttatttctattattcctttgtaatatacaatcatgtaataaacagatcatcaggcattagatttccATAAGAAGGCTGCATGcactagatccctcacatgcacagtttacaatagggtttgtgctcccatgagaatctaaCAATGccattgatctgacaggagaGGAGCTCAGGTTGTAATAGGAGTGATGAGGAGCGGCtacaaatacagatgaagctcCCTTGCCTGCTGGCTGCTCGCATCCTGCTATAtgacccagttcctaacaggccatggactggtactggtccatgtaATGtgctggtactggtccatggcctgggggttggggacccctgctgtaaAGTATTTACTTGAACAAGGCAGTGTTCTAGATCTGTGCTTTTTCACAAAGGTAGGCAGTATCTATTTAAttacaattaattaaaataaaatacattttagtccTTTAGTAGCACCAGTCACATTTAAAGTGTTAAACAGCCACATGTAGCTTGTGGCTACTGCTTTGGACAGGGCGGGTGTAGAACACTTTCATCGttgcataaaattttatttggagagtgctactcaaagtgtggtccgcAGACCAGGAGCGTCAGCATCatttgggagcttgttagaaatgtaccTTCTGAGCTCCTTCTCCATTCTGAATCAGAATCTatattttaacaagctctcctGATGATTACAATGAGCATTAAGATTTGATAAACAGTCTTGTAAGTTTCGCGtgcgcgcacgcgcgcgcgcacacacacacacatacacaagtgAATGAATCATCGAAGCCACTAATGCATACATTCTTtcattatatccattttatagatgaggaaactgagcttagaaagattaatgagTTTTTCAGGATCTCACAGCTACTTAGCTTGGGACTCAGCCCAGGTCTCTCTGAATCCAAAGCCCATATACTCAACCGTAGGCCCAGTGCAGGGAAATCAGAGGGCCAAAGCTAGCGCAATTTCTCATCCCCTTGACCCTCTGTGCCCGGCTTACAGAGGAGGGCATCAGCGCAGGGACAGAGCTTCGGAGCCCATGCGAATGCGAAAGCCTCGTGGAGTTCCAGGGCCGCACTGTGGGGGCGCTCGAGAGCCTGACGCTGAACCATATCCTTTGGGGCTGGTGGCGCGGGCTGGAGGGAAAGTGAGGGGACCTCGGCGAACCCCAACGGCCTCCTTAACCGCTCACTGGCCCAGCTGACGGCGCGCCTGGAGCATCTGGAGAACCAGCTGGCCAACCAGAAGTGAGGGCCACGGGCGGCCCAGACCCAGGCTGGGGCGCGGCACCATGGACAGTGCGCCGGGGCCAGGCAGAACCTGGGCCCGTCGGACTTGGGCTGTCGGGGCGGAGGCGCTGGCGGGCTTCCGACACTGAGCTGAGCTGGCCCCGCCCGGACCATTAGGCGGACTGCTGGGCTAGGGGGATAGCGGGTGGTGGCGGAAGGGGCACGTGCTAGACCGGCATGCCCTCGCCGCGTGCTGCGCTCAGTTCTTTGTtggatttatttgttttcttaaaaaaaaaaaaaaaaagaaaaaaaatctgatttccaCAGGGTTCGTTTTTGGGGCTTGCTGCGCCGCCAGGGGGAGGGGAAGCCAGACGGAGCGCACTCTGGCGGCGCCCGGGCGGCGTCTCCTTGGAGAAAGGCGCATTGTGAGGGGGTCGGGCTCGGGGGCAGGAGACCCGGCGCTGCTGCTTCCCCCTGCTTGTTTATTCAGCCGAGAACAGATGGCTCCTTATGCAGGCTGCAGGAAGGGAGGGGGCTCAACAGGAATCCTTGGGGTCTGAGCAAGCCTGCGCCATCCCATGCCCCAGCGGATTGAACGCTTCGCTCTCCGGCCAGGCCTATCCCATAGTGCCCCCAAATCTGGCTCAAAAGCTGCTAGGACTGTGTGCTGGTGGGGGtgcggggtgggggtggcatTGGTGGGAAAGTGAGAGGCAGTAATTGAACCCCTAAATGGATGGGGTGGGAGTGGATAGATGAGCTTTGCCCGATTTTAACTCCCTCCTGTACTAGGTAGGAAGAGAAGGAGGTATCAGGACCCCTGTCTGCCCAGCCTGTGGCCTTCCTTCTGTCACCCTGCCAACCCCTCCCAAAACAGCTCTATCAGCAAAGAACACAAACCAGTACCATTTCCCAGGTGCAGGCAAGAAACCACGAAGTTTAAAATGCTTCCAGTCCTAGAGtgatttggggaaaattattttgtgtttgtttcctcatctgcaaagtggagaTTGAAATTTTTACCCCCAAGGGTGATGGGGAGAATCAAGGACATTCTTCTAAGGCATGTGACATTGTGCCTGGTACCTATCAGGCCCTCAATTAATGGTAGCTATTAACTATTCTTATAGTAACAGCTAACATATTTAGTGTTGGGCGTTATTGTAACTGATTTGCgggtattttcattttatacttgCAACCACCTTGGGAAATAAGAATTATTGCctttatcatccccattttatagatgacaccGAGGCATAGAAAGGTTAAGTTTCCAACAGTAAAATAACCAGTACGAAGCTGAACCAGGatgtttcctgtggctgctctAATAAGTTACCACAAATTGCGTGGctaacaacacacatttattacctTACAGTTTTTAAGTCAGAAGTCTAAGATATGTTGGCAAGGGTttattccttctggaggcttttgtttcctggctttttccagcttctagagccTACCTGAATTCCTTGGGTAATGGCCCTACATcacttcagcctcagtttccatcagtacatctctctctgactctgagcTTCCTGTCTCTGTCTAATAAAGACCCTTCTGACTGTATTGGCATGACCTTGATAATCAAAGATAATCGTCCCATctcaagctatttttttttttttttttttttttttttttgagatggagcttttgctcttgttgcccagacggctggagtgcaatggcgcgatctcggctcactgcaacctctgcctccccagttcaagcgattctcctgcctcagcctcctgagtagctgggattacaggcatgcgccaacactcccaggtaattttttgtatttttagtagagacagagtttctccatgttggtcaggctggtcttgaacttccgacctcaggtgatgcgcctgcctcagcctcccaaagtgctgggattacaggcgtgagccaccttgcccggccttaAGCTCTCTATCTTAACCACATCagcaaagtcccttttgtcatgAGAGGTGAaatcacaggttccagggattaaaACGTGGACATCTTTGCAGGGAAGGCCATTCTGCCTACCACATGAGGCTTGAAGCCAGGCTGACTGACTTCAGAGCAACTGCTCTTAAGCACTCTGTGCCGGGCACCTTGCTAGGCTTGGTGAAGAGGGAGAAACTGACGATTGAGAAAAACTCTTGAGCTGAGGGAGCTCCTGGCTAGAAGGGCTGAGGTCCACCTGACTACACCTGTAGCAGAAAAAAGGAACTTCAGATGAGAGGAGGGAGAAATCCTGGAGAGGTGATCCTTAAATGGTGGCTGGAATTTCTGCAGGAGGCCATGGAGGACTTTACAGGTGAGTGAAGCACGAACTATGTGTGCTCAGGAGGGTCTGGAGTAGGGGGGATGGGAATGATCATCTTACTTGGTCATGAGGATCAGATGAGCTAAAGACCTATGGACTTGGCATGTGACCTCACCTTGCCTTATCATTCATTttacagttggggaaactgaggcctagaggcCAGAGTTgcctgcccaagatcacacagagagaaaacatcAGTTGCACCAGGAAGAAACCTGGTGGGGAGGTCAAACTGGAGCAGGGTAGTCAACTGATAGGGGGCACTGAGAGCAAAGGCCaggctccttctcttcctcctccctggagGTGGCCGGCACTGGCTTCTCTGGGGATTCTTTTCTCATGTTCTTTTCTCCTGCAATCTCGCTAGTGGCCACTGGATGGTGCCTGGAGCTCTGATTTGGAACTGGGTCCTAGAGCCTTTGCAGGCCTTTGGCATCTGGCACTTGGGCGGCAGAGCCTGTCCTTCTTTAATTCCCCCACTCTGGCAGCCCCACCGCCGAAGTCTGCAAGCTGCTTCTGTTTCCATGCATTGGCCCCATAGTCCTGGATTTGAAGACCAGCCCTGCTACTTACCAGGTGTGTGTTGGTGTTGACAGGTGCTGGTTCCCTGTCTTGGttcctttctctcatttccttttcctcctacCCCCTTTACCCTGCTGGATATAATGGAATTCCTGTTCCCTAACCATGCCCCACATAAGGTCATCTAGCCCTTGCTTCTTTGTTTATACCCCCATCTTACGTCATGGGATAGAAGACTTACAAAGGACTTATGAATTCAGGAAAACAAACATCCACTAACCCAAGAACAGAAAGTGAGAACCCAAGAAACAGTGTGAAGAGAGTAAAACTGCCAAGAAAGCTTAGATGCAGAAGGCACTGAGCCCAAAGAAAGACTGCCGGGCCTGGGTCTCTTGGTGCTCAGGCAAGCAGGGGTTTATGTGACTCTCAGAGCCGattaaaatcaggaacaaagcaCATACATATTGGGGGAGTCCTGAGCCCAGCTGTGTGGAGGGAACTTAGCGCCCTCAGCCCCCTTGGTTCCCTGGAGAGTTTGAATCATTAAAAAAAGGACAATATCTTCCCTAGTGGTTGGCAGAGATGCCACTTCTGAAGCTGTTACTTAGACTTAATAGCATGAACTAGACATGGCCTTGGGTGGGAAAGTGCAGGGCAGGAAGGGCCTGTAACTTCAGCCAAGTGCTGGACTCCCTTTCTGAATTTCACCTCTGTGCTGTCTGGCTCTGTTTCTCCGTGGTTTTTGGCCTTTCTCTTCTTCTATTCTAGCTCACAGCGCTCTCCATTTCTGCAGCTGGCACAGCTGCTGTCTCCAAGGGCAGTCTCCTCTTCTGGCTCTTTGGACCTAGGATAGTGAAACAGGAGAGAAAACTATCAATTACCACACTGGCCCGCATGCTGGGGGCCAGGCTGTGCCTTTCATCTGCGTTGTCTTGTTGAAACCTTTCAACCTACAGGAGGAAAAACGAACTTGAAA
This genomic interval from Theropithecus gelada isolate Dixy chromosome 10, Tgel_1.0, whole genome shotgun sequence contains the following:
- the MATN4 gene encoding matrilin-4 isoform X3, translating into MRQFLVGLLRGLNVGPNATRVGVIQYSSQVQSVFPLRAFSRREDMERAIRDLVPLAQGTMTGLAIQYAMNVAFSVAEGARPPEERVPRVAVIVTDGRPQDRVAEVAAQARARGIEIYAVGVQRADVGSLRAMASPPLDEHVFLVESFDLIQEFGLQFQSRLCAIDLCAEGTHGCEHHCVNSPGSYFCRCQVGFVLQQDQRSCRAIDYCSFGNHSCQHECVSTPGGPRCHCREGHDLQPDGRSCQVRDLCNGVDHGCEFQCVSEGLSYRCLCPEGRQLQADGKSCDRCREGHVDLVLLVDGSKSVRPQNFELVKRFVNQIVDFLDVSPEGTRVGLVQFSSRVRTEFPLGRYGTAAEVKQAVLAVEYMERGTMTGLALRHMVEHSFSEAQGARPRALNVPRVGLVFTDGRSQDDISVWAARAKEEGIVMYAVGVGKAVEAELREIASEPAELHVSYAPDFGTMTHLLQNLRGSICPEEGISAGTELRSPCECESLVEFQGRTVGALESLTLNLAQLTARLEHLENQLANQK
- the MATN4 gene encoding matrilin-4 isoform X1, which produces MRGLLCWLVLLFLLQPWESQLQLAGPRCHTGPLDLVFVIDSSRSVRPFEFETMRQFLVGLLRGLNVGPNATRVGVIQYSSQVQSVFPLRAFSRREDMERAIRDLVPLAQGTMTGLAIQYAMNVAFSVAEGARPPEERVPRVAVIVTDGRPQDRVAEVAAQARARGIEIYAVGVQRADVGSLRAMASPPLDEHVFLVESFDLIQEFGLQFQSRLCAIDLCAEGTHGCEHHCVNSPGSYFCRCQVGFVLQQDQRSCRAIDYCSFGNHSCQHECVSTPGGPRCHCREGHDLQPDGRSCQVRDLCNGVDHGCEFQCVSEGLSYRCLCPEGRQLQADGKSCDRCREGHVDLVLLVDGSKSVRPQNFELVKRFVNQIVDFLDVSPEGTRVGLVQFSSRVRTEFPLGRYGTAAEVKQAVLAVEYMERGTMTGLALRHMVEHSFSEAQGARPRALNVPRVGLVFTDGRSQDDISVWAARAKEEGIVMYAVGVGKAVEAELREIASEPAELHVSYAPDFGTMTHLLQNLRGSICPEEGISAGTELRSPCECESLVEFQGRTVGALESLTLNLAQLTARLEHLENQLANQK
- the MATN4 gene encoding matrilin-4 isoform X2 is translated as MRGLLCWLVLLFLLQPWESQLQLAGPRCHTGPLDLVFVIDSSRSVRPFEFETMRQFLVGLLRGLNVGPNATRVGVIQYSSQVQSVFPLRAFSRREDMERAIRDLVPLAQGTMTGLAIQYAMNVAFSVAEGARPPEERVPRVAVIVTDGRPQDRVAEVAAQARARGIEIYAVGVQRADVGSLRAMASPPLDEHVFLVESFDLIQEFGLQFQSRLCAIDYCSFGNHSCQHECVSTPGGPRCHCREGHDLQPDGRSCQVRDLCNGVDHGCEFQCVSEGLSYRCLCPEGRQLQADGKSCDRCREGHVDLVLLVDGSKSVRPQNFELVKRFVNQIVDFLDVSPEGTRVGLVQFSSRVRTEFPLGRYGTAAEVKQAVLAVEYMERGTMTGLALRHMVEHSFSEAQGARPRALNVPRVGLVFTDGRSQDDISVWAARAKEEGIVMYAVGVGKAVEAELREIASEPAELHVSYAPDFGTMTHLLQNLRGSICPEEGISAGTELRSPCECESLVEFQGRTVGALESLTLNLAQLTARLEHLENQLANQK
- the MATN4 gene encoding matrilin-4 isoform X4, which translates into the protein MRGLLCWLVLLFLLQPWESQLQLAGPRCHTGPLDLVFVIDSSRSVRPFEFETMRQFLVGLLRGLNVGPNATRVGVIQYSSQVQSVFPLRAFSRREDMERAIRDLVPLAQGTMTGLAIQYAMNVAFSVAEGARPPEERVPRVAVIVTDGRPQDRVAEVAAQARARGIEIYAVGVQRADVGSLRAMASPPLDEHVFLVESFDLIQEFGLQFQSRLCVRDLCNGVDHGCEFQCVSEGLSYRCLCPEGRQLQADGKSCDRCREGHVDLVLLVDGSKSVRPQNFELVKRFVNQIVDFLDVSPEGTRVGLVQFSSRVRTEFPLGRYGTAAEVKQAVLAVEYMERGTMTGLALRHMVEHSFSEAQGARPRALNVPRVGLVFTDGRSQDDISVWAARAKEEGIVMYAVGVGKAVEAELREIASEPAELHVSYAPDFGTMTHLLQNLRGSICPEEGISAGTELRSPCECESLVEFQGRTVGALESLTLNLAQLTARLEHLENQLANQK